The following coding sequences lie in one Panicum virgatum strain AP13 chromosome 6N, P.virgatum_v5, whole genome shotgun sequence genomic window:
- the LOC120679450 gene encoding beta-1,6-galactosyltransferase GALT31A-like — MMAAAALRPHKAPPARVPTRWVAALCAACFLLGVCVVNRYWPVPEHPGCPDKASSDHSRAALNQVSQTREVIMALDKTISDIEMRLAAARAAQAMSQGMSPSDSEGDQGSMRHRMSFVMGVFTTFANRKRRDSIRQTWMPQGDQLRRLEEKGAVIRFVIGRSENPNPDNDLDRAIDAEDKEYNDILRLNHVEGYGGLPMKIQMFLSTALTTWDADFYVKVDDNVHVNIGITRLILARHRMKPRVYIGCMKSGPVVAKNDSKYYEPDHWKFGTEGNNYFRHATRQLYAVTRDLATYISANRHILHKYSNEDVSFGSWLIGLEVEHVDERSLCCGTPPDCEWKAQAGNPCAASFDWNCTGICNPVERMAEVHRRCWEGRGAEGHAQF, encoded by the exons atgatggcggcggcggcgctgaggccGCAcaaggcgccgccggcgcgcgtgcCCACGCGGTGGGTGGCCGCGCTCTGCGCCGCCTGCTTCCTCCTCGGCGTCTGCGTCGTCAACAG GTACTGGCCAGTTCCTGAGCATCCCGGTTGCCCTGACAAG GCAAGCTCCGACCACTCCAGGGCCGCGCTGAACCAAGTGTCACAGACTCGCGAAGTCATCAT GGCTTTGGATAAGACGATATCGGACATTGAGATGCGCCTGGCTGCTGCTAGAGCTGCCCAGGCGATGAGCCAGGGCATGTCACCGAGTGATTCGGAGGGCGACCAGGGAAGCATGCGGCATAGGATGTCTTTTGTTATGGGTGTTTTCACCACTTTTGCTAACCGCAAGCGGAGAGACTCGATAAGGCAGACATGGATGCCACAAG GTGATCAGCTACGAAGACTGGAAGAGAAGGGTGCTGTTATCCGTTTTGTCATTGGACGCAG TGAAAATCCAAATCCTGACAATGACTTGGACCGTGCAATTGATGCAGAAGATAAAGAATACAATGATATTTTGAGACTT AATCATGTGGAAGGCTATGGAGGGCTACCTATGAAGATTCAGATGTTCCTTTCAACTGCTCTTACCACGTGGGATGCTGATTTCTATGTAAAAGTTGATGATAATGTTCATGTCAACATTG GTATCACCAGATTGATTTTGGCACGACACAGGATGAAACCTCGGGTGTACATTGGCTGCATGAAATCCGGACCTGTTGTTGCGAAAAA TGACTCCAAGTATTATGAGCCAGATCATTGGAAGTTTGGGACTGAGGGTAACAACTATTTTAGGCATGCAACAAGGCAGCTTTATGCTGTTACCAGGGATTTAGCTACTTACATATCAGCAAACCG GCATATCTTGCACAAGTATTCAAATGAAGATGTATCATTTGGCTCTTGGTTGATTGGGTTGGAAGTCGAGCATGTTGATGAGAGAAGCCTTTGCTGTGGTACTCCCCCAG ACTGCGAATGGAAAGCGCAGGCCGGAAACCCATGCGCGGCGTCCTTCGACTGGAACTGCACAGGCATCTGCAACCCGGTGGAGAGGATGGCAGAGGTGCATCGGCGATGCTGGGAAG